In a single window of the Amycolatopsis sp. cg5 genome:
- a CDS encoding ArsR/SmtB family transcription factor produces MSVDDTAARLDRAFAALGDPVRRAMIARLSRGDATVNELAEPFTITKQAISRHIQVLEAAGLITRSRDAQRRPCHLNAAALEELTSWIDGYRLAAEHRHRRLDAVLETLKEQEK; encoded by the coding sequence ATGTCAGTTGACGACACGGCGGCCCGGCTGGACCGCGCCTTCGCCGCGCTCGGCGACCCCGTCCGGCGCGCGATGATCGCCAGGCTCTCCCGGGGCGACGCGACCGTGAACGAGCTGGCCGAACCGTTCACCATCACCAAGCAGGCGATCTCCAGGCACATCCAGGTACTCGAAGCCGCCGGCCTGATCACCCGCAGCCGCGACGCCCAGCGCAGGCCCTGCCACCTCAACGCCGCCGCGCTCGAAGAACTCACCAGCTGGATCGACGGCTACCGCCTGGCAGCCGAACACCGTCACCGCCGCCTCGACGCGGTCCTGGAAACCCTCAAGGAGCAGGAAAAATGA
- a CDS encoding cytochrome P450: protein MSRENGTGKTAEPLEMLHTHRADEPLGPPFLSELKTGVPVWVVQRHAEARQVLTDPRLNRASLVAPDAPPHTPYPNLLTDPSILNNLDGEEHRRLRRTVSKAFAPRSIALWRPWVASVVDGLIDRLMEKPKPADIISGFASSLPSSVLSRLMGLDEFDGDRLANFCDHAFSTTAFPPEQVQAVLGEFAAFGAEVVAMRRAEPGDDLVSSLIKAADEDGGLPEEQLVGLVILLTVAGHEVTTTVIGNTLVYLLTDGRDAWRELGRDESLAPIAAEQMLRGISIGGDILPGFLRRAVEDVEIGGVLIKKGEIVAADTKIANLDPEVYPKDPREAPFSALGTPHLALGAGPHYCLGAWLAKLEMELTLHRLPNRLPDLRLDVAPEDIEWRPGQMTRSPQSLPVTW from the coding sequence ATGTCTCGCGAAAACGGCACCGGGAAAACTGCTGAGCCGTTGGAGATGTTGCACACCCACCGGGCCGATGAACCGCTGGGACCGCCGTTCCTTTCCGAATTGAAGACCGGTGTGCCGGTGTGGGTGGTGCAGCGTCATGCCGAAGCGCGGCAGGTGCTGACGGATCCGCGGCTGAACCGGGCGTCGCTCGTCGCGCCGGACGCGCCGCCGCACACGCCTTATCCGAATCTGCTGACCGACCCTTCCATTCTCAACAATCTCGACGGCGAGGAGCACCGGCGGCTGCGTCGGACGGTGAGCAAGGCGTTCGCGCCGCGCTCGATCGCGTTGTGGCGGCCTTGGGTCGCGTCGGTGGTGGACGGGCTTATCGATCGACTGATGGAAAAGCCGAAGCCCGCCGACATCATTTCCGGATTCGCGAGTTCGCTGCCCAGTTCGGTGCTGAGCAGGCTGATGGGCCTGGACGAATTCGACGGCGACCGGCTGGCGAACTTCTGCGATCATGCCTTTTCCACCACGGCTTTCCCGCCGGAGCAGGTGCAGGCGGTGCTGGGGGAGTTCGCGGCGTTCGGCGCGGAGGTCGTCGCCATGCGGCGTGCCGAGCCGGGTGACGACCTGGTCAGTTCGCTGATCAAGGCCGCGGACGAGGACGGCGGGTTGCCCGAGGAACAGCTCGTCGGCCTGGTCATCCTGCTGACGGTCGCCGGGCACGAGGTGACCACGACCGTCATCGGCAACACCCTGGTGTACCTGCTGACCGACGGCCGCGACGCCTGGCGTGAACTCGGCAGGGACGAGAGCCTCGCGCCGATCGCGGCCGAGCAGATGCTGCGCGGCATTTCGATCGGCGGTGACATTCTGCCGGGATTCCTGCGCCGGGCCGTCGAAGACGTCGAAATCGGCGGAGTGCTGATCAAAAAGGGTGAAATCGTCGCCGCCGACACCAAGATCGCCAATCTCGACCCCGAGGTTTATCCGAAAGACCCGCGTGAGGCGCCGTTCAGCGCGCTCGGCACACCACACCTCGCGCTCGGCGCAGGCCCGCACTATTGCCTCGGCGCCTGGCTGGCCAAGCTCGAAATGGAGCTGACGCTGCACCGGCTGCCGAACCGTCTGCCCGATCTGCGGCTGGACGTGGCGCCCGAGGACATCGAATGGCGTCCCGGTCAGATGACCCGTAGCCCGCAATCCTTGCCGGTCACCTGGTAG